In Juglans microcarpa x Juglans regia isolate MS1-56 chromosome 7D, Jm3101_v1.0, whole genome shotgun sequence, the following are encoded in one genomic region:
- the LOC121239503 gene encoding GDSL esterase/lipase At5g45670-like translates to MARELKKMGVKCVLVFVLNIWCKLAGAEPQVPCYFIFGDSLVDNGNNNQLQSLAKVNYRPYGIFIRLIIVDMLMIDFIDEDSADEDFVGGDSTRGDSVLQAVHRLSSLSVGERSEVGMPHAKPLLSLPMR, encoded by the exons ATGGCGAGGGAGCTTAAGAAAATGGGTGTGAAGTGTGTGCTGGTTTTTGTGTTGAATATATGGTGCAAGCTGGCAGGAGCAGAGCCTCAAGTACCTTGCTACTTCATATTTGGGGACTCCTTGGTGGATAATGGCAATAACAACCAACTCCAATCATTGGCTAAAGTGAACTACAGGCCTTATGGGATTTTCATACGTTTGATCATAGTTGACATGTTAATGAT AGATTTCATTGATGAAGATTCTGCAGATGAAGATTTTGTTGGTGGAGATTCTACTAGGGGAGATTCCGTTCTTCAG GCGGTCCATAGACTCAGCTCGCTCTCCGTTGGGGAGAGGTCGGAAGTTGGAATGCCTCATGCCAAACCGCTTCTTTCTCTCCCAATGAGGTAA
- the LOC121238937 gene encoding uncharacterized protein LOC121238937 isoform X2, protein MWQSVKGSRRGRGGHSRAESSARSWKDAQGLPPRRNLHDEEATFSCESTQATAAATFSNESTQAVVAEPVLESMDVAQGGEGNISTVPPIKKRGRGPARGTQFDRLRKVGKIPLVIKDGHRGPSCEHASIFTGRVTWIVKVYADMRHASWSCVPEEEKQELIDRVRADFVLDWTKDNHKEMVITYLSDKYNHYHYELHKVYLKYASHEDALRGGTEMVDKAVWQSQCERWASGTFKEKSRRNSTNRSKLKVKHTGGRKSFVRILEEKRETTPNMVAFYKETHWSRLKGKFINATTENNYNLMVEKLNEKDPEEDVDEAAAAVFKDVLGFRSGYAQGMGHMVIPDPSPSMKKSKAFVHLAEENERNKTCAEMYKSKLDQIMSDMAGLRREFSECEKGMNFRMSELEGNTESHRETQQDA, encoded by the exons ATGTGGCAATCTGTAAAAGGGAGTAGGAGGGGGCGAGGTGGACACTCAAGAGCAGAATCTTCTGCACGTAGCTGGAAAGATGCACAAGGATTGCCTCCAAGAAGGAATCTACATGACGAGGAGGCCACATTTTCTTGTGAATCAACTCAAGCTACAGCAGCTGCCACATTTTCAAATGAATCGACTCAAGCTGTAGTAGCTGAACCTGTACTGGAGTCCATGGATGTAGCACAAGGTGGGGAGGGGAATATTAGTACAG TTCCACCCATTAAGAAACGAGGCCGAGGGCCTGCACGGGGTACACAATTTGACCGCCTCCGAAAGGTGGGTAAGATTCCATTGGTTATAAAGGATGGTCATAGAGGTCCATCGTGCGAGCATGCCTCAATCTTTACGGGTCGAGTGACTTGGATCGTTAAAGTATATGCCGACATGAGGCATGCAAGTTGGAGTTGTGTACCTGAGGAGGAGAAGCAAGAGCTAATTGATCGTGTTAGG GCGGACTTTGTATTGGACTGGACAAAAGACAACCATAAAGAAATGGTGATAACGTATCTTTCCGATAAGTACAATCACTATCACTATGAATTGCACaaagtatatttaaaatatgcttCGCATGAGGATGCCCTACGTGGTGGGACAGAAATGGTGGACAAAGCAGTTTGGCAATCACAATGTGAAAGGTGGGCTAGCGGAACATTCAAG gaGAAGTCCCGAAGAAACAGTACGAATCGTTCAAAACTGAAGGTGAAACATACAGGCGGAAGGAAATCCTTTGTTAGGATTTTGGAAGAGAAG CGGGAGACGACACCAAATATGGTCGCTTTTTATAAAGAAACACATTGGTCGAGGCTGAAGGGGAAATTTATCAACGCAACAACTGAAAACAATTAT AATCTAATGGTGGAGAAATTGAACGAAAAAGACCCTGAGGAGGACGTTGATGAAGCGGCTGCAGCTGTTTTCAAAGATGTTTTAGGATTTAGATCTGGGTACGCCCAGGGGATGGGGCACATGGTCATTCCCGACCCCTCTCCCTCAATGAAGAAGAGCAAGGCATTTGTGCATCTGGCTGAAGAGAATGAACGAAACAAGACTTGTGCAGAAATGTACAAGAGTAAACTAGACCAAATAATGAGTGATATGGCCGGATTGAGGAGAGAATTTTCTGAGTGTGAGAAAGGGATGAACTTCAGGATGTCTGAGTTGGAAGGAAATACTGAGTCTCATAGAGAGACTCAGCAAGATGCTTAG
- the LOC121239504 gene encoding uncharacterized protein LOC121239504, translating into MDKAWMHIEDRLHSNHYGEGVRQFMAMAQAHSPGSDRIRCPCKRCRNRAFHTLSLVENHLFIIGIDPTYTEWIFHGEDDRFLDATFSDEEGDDASAYNDYIDDVDDMLDDIRVGSFMDNSATNQGNANINDEPPTSNTSTNLNFEELVADARRPLYPSCAKFSKLSFIVKLLHIKTLGGWTVKSFDMVIKLLQAAFPDALFPDSFNDARRLERGLGFSYKKIHACPNDCALFWKENAEFNECPKCNASRWITSTSNHQRIPQKVLRYFPLKPRLQKLFMSKKTAQAMRWHLEEHVQDLTCMRHPADSRVWKEFDNKHGWFSQDPRNVRLGLASDGFNPFNNMSKPYSIWPVLLVPYNLPPWLCMKDPYTMLSLLIPGPKAPGNDIDVYLRPLVDELKELWEEGIQTYDAYTGQIFRLHATLLWTINDFPAYANLSGWSTKGKMACQHVQLKQILFGWFMGANIVIWVIGGGWH; encoded by the coding sequence ATGGATAAGGCTTGGATGCATATCGAAGATAGATTGCATTCCAACCATTATGGTGAAGGTGTTAGACAATTCATGGCTATGGCTCAAGCCCATTCACCTGGATCTGATCGTATTAGATGTCCATGTAAGAGATGCCGAAATAGAGCTTTCCACACTCTTAGCCTAGTCGAAAATCATTTGTTCATCATAGGGATTGATCCAACTTATACGGaatggatatttcatggggaaGATGATCGTTTCCTAGATGCTACATTTTCAGACGAAGAAGGTGATGATGCATCGGCTTACAATGACTACATCGATGATGTCGATGATATGTTAGATGACATTCGGGTTGGGTCGTTCATGGATAATTCAGCTACAAATCAAGGAAATGCAAACATAAATGATGAACCACCCACCTCTAATACTTCAACAAACCTTAATTTCGAGGAGTTGGTAGCTGACGCACGACGACCACTTTATCCTTCATGTGCAAAGTTCTCGAAGCTCTCATTTATAGTCAAATTGCTTCACATCAAGACACTTGGTGGTTGGACAGTGAAGTCTTTTGACATGGTTATAAAGCTTTTGCAAGCTGCATTTCCCGATGCCCTTTTTCCTGACTCATTTAACGATGCTCGTCGCTTGGAGCGTGGCTTGGGATTTAGTTACAAAAAGATACATGCTTGCCCAAATGATTGTGCAttgttttggaaagaaaatgccGAGTTCAATGAATGTCCAAAATGTAATGCATCTAGGTGGATTACAAGCACAAGTAACCATCAAAGGATACCCCAAAAAGTTCTCCGatattttcctttgaagccCCGCTTGCAGAAGCTATTTATGTCAAAGAAAACAGCCCAGGCCATGAGATGGCATTTAGAAGAACATGTTCAAGATCTGACCTGCATGCGACATCCAGCAGATTCTCGTGTATGGAAAGAATTTGATAACAAACATGGTTGGTTTTCCCAAGATCCTCGCAATGTTAGACTTGGCCTAGCGAGTGATGGGTTTAACCCATTCAATAACATGAGCAAACCATATAGCATATGGCCTGTACTACTTGTACCTTACAACTTGCCCCcttggttatgcatgaaagatccataCACCATGTTGTCATTGCTAATCCCTGGCCCAAAGGCACCAGGAAATGATATTGATGTGTATTTGCGTCCTCTTGTCGATGAgttgaaagagttatgggaagaGGGTATTCAAACTTATGATGCATACACTGGGCAAATCTTTAGATTGCATGCAACGTTACTTTGGACTATCAATGACTTTCCCGCATACGCCAATCTTtctgggtggagcacaaaaggCAAGATGGCATGCCAGCATGTACAGTTGAAACAGATTCTCTTTGGTTGGTTTATGGGCGCAAACATTGTTATATGGGTCATCGGCGGTGGTTGGCACTAA
- the LOC121238937 gene encoding uncharacterized protein LOC121238937 isoform X1 encodes MWQSVKGSRRGRGGHSRAESSARSWKDAQGLPPRRNLHDEEATFSCESTQATAAATFSNESTQAVVAEPVLESMDVAQGGEGNISTDLVPPIKKRGRGPARGTQFDRLRKVGKIPLVIKDGHRGPSCEHASIFTGRVTWIVKVYADMRHASWSCVPEEEKQELIDRVRADFVLDWTKDNHKEMVITYLSDKYNHYHYELHKVYLKYASHEDALRGGTEMVDKAVWQSQCERWASGTFKEKSRRNSTNRSKLKVKHTGGRKSFVRILEEKRETTPNMVAFYKETHWSRLKGKFINATTENNYNLMVEKLNEKDPEEDVDEAAAAVFKDVLGFRSGYAQGMGHMVIPDPSPSMKKSKAFVHLAEENERNKTCAEMYKSKLDQIMSDMAGLRREFSECEKGMNFRMSELEGNTESHRETQQDA; translated from the exons ATGTGGCAATCTGTAAAAGGGAGTAGGAGGGGGCGAGGTGGACACTCAAGAGCAGAATCTTCTGCACGTAGCTGGAAAGATGCACAAGGATTGCCTCCAAGAAGGAATCTACATGACGAGGAGGCCACATTTTCTTGTGAATCAACTCAAGCTACAGCAGCTGCCACATTTTCAAATGAATCGACTCAAGCTGTAGTAGCTGAACCTGTACTGGAGTCCATGGATGTAGCACAAGGTGGGGAGGGGAATATTAGTACAG ATTTAGTTCCACCCATTAAGAAACGAGGCCGAGGGCCTGCACGGGGTACACAATTTGACCGCCTCCGAAAGGTGGGTAAGATTCCATTGGTTATAAAGGATGGTCATAGAGGTCCATCGTGCGAGCATGCCTCAATCTTTACGGGTCGAGTGACTTGGATCGTTAAAGTATATGCCGACATGAGGCATGCAAGTTGGAGTTGTGTACCTGAGGAGGAGAAGCAAGAGCTAATTGATCGTGTTAGG GCGGACTTTGTATTGGACTGGACAAAAGACAACCATAAAGAAATGGTGATAACGTATCTTTCCGATAAGTACAATCACTATCACTATGAATTGCACaaagtatatttaaaatatgcttCGCATGAGGATGCCCTACGTGGTGGGACAGAAATGGTGGACAAAGCAGTTTGGCAATCACAATGTGAAAGGTGGGCTAGCGGAACATTCAAG gaGAAGTCCCGAAGAAACAGTACGAATCGTTCAAAACTGAAGGTGAAACATACAGGCGGAAGGAAATCCTTTGTTAGGATTTTGGAAGAGAAG CGGGAGACGACACCAAATATGGTCGCTTTTTATAAAGAAACACATTGGTCGAGGCTGAAGGGGAAATTTATCAACGCAACAACTGAAAACAATTAT AATCTAATGGTGGAGAAATTGAACGAAAAAGACCCTGAGGAGGACGTTGATGAAGCGGCTGCAGCTGTTTTCAAAGATGTTTTAGGATTTAGATCTGGGTACGCCCAGGGGATGGGGCACATGGTCATTCCCGACCCCTCTCCCTCAATGAAGAAGAGCAAGGCATTTGTGCATCTGGCTGAAGAGAATGAACGAAACAAGACTTGTGCAGAAATGTACAAGAGTAAACTAGACCAAATAATGAGTGATATGGCCGGATTGAGGAGAGAATTTTCTGAGTGTGAGAAAGGGATGAACTTCAGGATGTCTGAGTTGGAAGGAAATACTGAGTCTCATAGAGAGACTCAGCAAGATGCTTAG
- the LOC121239505 gene encoding uncharacterized protein LOC121239505 has product MAKARWYVLNNCTEVTQYIEEHYNKMVEEDQNNILRRHQSQFPAWFRSRIRELRAIRPGEITDDIYALACGPDPRVASYAGCIMNGVRFHTKERERRRRTQNSGVVVHGEHRGSPVDFYGVLNDIIELQYMGWRKVYLFSCAWYDISDPRRGIRVRDHLTLVNTARQWYKDEPFALACQALQVFYLTDLTLGGSWQVVHKITNRNVYNIHSMTTVEEEDDDDESSTGEAEDDGQTNVNNYPPIVESESGMLDPLHRDDEEHLPIDPLIISRRDPSQPVDDDVFIDDDTLGDDNGISGDESDHHLHEETDDDEGISQPIQYVNFVEIYNAVITWLHCFGVFFIYSLAAFIINHRDI; this is encoded by the exons ATGGCCAAGGCCCGATGGTATGTACTTAATAATTGCACGGAGGTTACGCAATACATAGA GGAGCACTATAACAAGATGGTAGAAGAGGACCAGAATAACATCCTTCGTAGGCACCAAAGTCAATTCCCAGCATGGTTCAGATCACGC ATTCGAGAGTTGCGTGCAATTAGACCAGGTGAGATCACCGATGACATATATGCATTAGCATGTGGTCCAGATCCGCGGGTCGCATCATATGCCGGATGCATAATGAACGGAGTTCGCTTTCATACGAAAGAGCGTGAAAGGCGTCGCCGCACCCAAAACAGCGGAGTGGTGGTTCATGGCGAGCATCGGGGATCCCCTGTTGACTTTTACGGTGTGTTGAATGATATTATAGAATTACAGTACATGGGTTGGCGTAAGGTATACTTGTTTAGTTGTGCTTGGTATGACATTAGCGACCCGAGAAGGGGGATACGTGTCAGGGACCATTTAACGTTAGTGAATACTGCTAGGCAATGGTATAAAGATGAGCCTTTCGCCTTAGCATGCCAAGCACTACAAGTGTTTTATCTCACGGATTTGACATTGGGGGGAAGTTGGCAAGTCGTACATAAGATTACAAATAGGAATGTTTACAACATTCACTCGATGACTACTGTtgaggaggaggatgatgatgacgaaTCTTCTACTGGTGAAGCAGAAGATGATGGTCAAACTAATGTCAATAATTATCCCCCTATCGTAGAGAGTGAATCAGGCATGCTTGATCCATTGCATCGAGACGATGAAGAGCATTTGCCCATTGATCCATTAATCATATCACGTCGAGACCCTTCCCAACCTGTTGATGATGATgtatttattgatgatgacaCACTTGGCGATGACAATGGTATCTCCGGTGATGAGTCTGACCATCATCTACATGAGGAGACGGATGATGATGAAGGTATTTCACAACCCATTCAATATGTTAATTTCGTTGAAATTTATAATGCAGTCATTACTTGGCTGCattgttttggagttttttttatctaCTCATTGGCTGCATTTATAATCAACCATAGAGATATATAG